The Brachyspira hyodysenteriae ATCC 27164 genome includes a window with the following:
- the nifS gene encoding cysteine desulfurase NifS yields MEEKKIIYMDNNATTRVYPEVLEAMLPYFKDQYFNPSSMYTPAGAVHKEMEKAREQVADFLGCDPIEVCFVSCGSEGDNMAIRGTIEAYPTKNHIITTKIEHPAVIETCKSLERHGYRVTYLSVDNDGNINIDELKNAINENTAIVSIMYANNETGVIYPIKEIGQIVKNAGAVFHVDAVQAAGKLPLNMKDEPYIDMLTIAGHKIHAPKGIGVLYIKKGTKLRTVQTGGHQERGRRAGTENVPYIIGLGKAASMVKAELPRFMEHTAKLRDTLEDEVLKRITDVKINGRGANRVSNTANISFKNIEGEAILLLLDGYGICTSSGSACSSGTLEPSPVLQAMGVPFEYAHSSTRFSLSLDNTMEEIMYTADAIEKIVKRLRDISPYRN; encoded by the coding sequence ATGGAAGAGAAAAAAATAATATATATGGATAATAATGCCACAACTAGAGTATATCCTGAAGTATTGGAGGCTATGCTTCCTTATTTCAAAGATCAATACTTTAATCCTTCTAGTATGTATACTCCGGCAGGAGCAGTACATAAGGAGATGGAGAAAGCAAGAGAACAGGTTGCTGATTTTCTTGGATGCGATCCTATAGAAGTATGTTTCGTTTCTTGCGGAAGTGAGGGAGATAATATGGCTATTAGAGGAACTATAGAAGCATATCCTACTAAGAATCATATTATAACTACAAAAATAGAACACCCGGCAGTTATAGAGACATGCAAATCTTTAGAGCGACATGGTTATAGAGTTACTTATCTTTCTGTTGATAATGACGGAAATATAAATATTGACGAATTAAAAAATGCTATTAATGAAAATACAGCTATAGTATCTATAATGTATGCCAATAATGAGACAGGAGTTATTTATCCTATAAAAGAGATAGGACAGATAGTAAAAAATGCAGGAGCAGTATTCCATGTTGATGCTGTTCAGGCTGCAGGTAAATTACCTCTTAATATGAAAGATGAACCTTATATTGATATGCTTACAATAGCAGGTCATAAAATACATGCACCTAAAGGTATTGGAGTTTTATATATCAAAAAGGGTACTAAATTAAGAACTGTTCAAACAGGAGGCCATCAGGAAAGAGGACGCCGTGCCGGTACTGAGAATGTGCCTTATATTATTGGTTTGGGTAAAGCTGCTTCTATGGTTAAAGCAGAACTTCCTAGGTTTATGGAGCATACAGCTAAACTTAGAGATACTTTAGAAGATGAAGTTTTAAAAAGAATAACTGATGTTAAAATAAATGGTAGAGGTGCTAATAGAGTAAGCAATACAGCAAATATTAGTTTTAAAAATATAGAAGGCGAAGCCATACTTCTTTTATTAGACGGATATGGAATTTGTACTTCAAGCGGAAGTGCCTGTTCATCTGGTACATTAGAACCTTCCCCCGTACTTCAAGCTATGGGCGTGCCTTTTGAATATGCACATAGTTCTACAAGATTTTCTTTATCATTGGACAACACTATGGAAGAAATAATGTATACTGCTGATGCTATAGAAAAGATTGTTAAAAGATTAAGGGATATATCTCCTTATAGAAATTAA
- the nifU gene encoding Fe-S cluster assembly protein NifU has protein sequence MWEYTDKVKDHFINPRNVGEIQNPDAEAMTGSIVCGDALKLTLKINKDTEVIEDAKFQTFGCASAIASSSILTEMIKGKTLDEASKITNRDIALELGGLPEEKMHCSVMGMETLEKAINNYRGIATEDDEHDEGAIICKCFGITDTKIKRAIRENNLKTVDEVTFYTKAGGGCGACKVKIEDILNEELADMEREAKNAPMTTVQKIKKIEEALERVINPMLKMDGGSCRLVDVDGNKVMIEFKGACSACASSKNTLKGFVEPKLQELVSKDLEVVGV, from the coding sequence ATGTGGGAATATACAGATAAAGTAAAGGATCATTTTATTAATCCTAGAAATGTAGGGGAAATACAAAACCCTGATGCAGAAGCTATGACAGGAAGTATCGTGTGCGGAGATGCACTAAAATTAACATTAAAAATAAATAAAGATACTGAAGTTATAGAAGATGCTAAATTTCAAACATTTGGCTGTGCTTCAGCTATAGCAAGCAGCAGTATATTAACGGAGATGATTAAGGGTAAAACTCTTGATGAAGCTTCAAAAATTACTAACAGAGATATAGCTTTGGAATTAGGAGGTCTTCCTGAGGAGAAGATGCATTGTTCTGTTATGGGAATGGAAACTTTAGAAAAAGCCATTAACAATTACAGAGGAATCGCTACAGAAGATGATGAGCATGATGAAGGAGCTATTATTTGTAAATGTTTTGGTATAACAGATACTAAAATAAAAAGAGCAATCAGAGAAAATAACTTAAAAACTGTAGATGAAGTTACTTTCTACACTAAAGCTGGCGGCGGATGCGGAGCTTGTAAGGTTAAGATCGAAGATATTCTTAATGAAGAATTGGCAGATATGGAGAGAGAAGCTAAAAATGCTCCGATGACTACAGTTCAGAAGATTAAGAAGATAGAAGAAGCTTTGGAGAGAGTTATCAATCCTATGCTAAAAATGGACGGCGGAAGCTGCAGACTTGTAGATGTTGACGGTAATAAAGTTATGATAGAGTTTAAAGGAGCTTGTTCAGCTTGTGCTTCTTCAAAAAATACTTTGAAAGGTTTTGTTGAGCCTAAATTGCAGGAACTTGTTTCTAAAGATTTAGAAGTTGTAGGTGTTTGA
- a CDS encoding (2Fe-2S)-binding protein, whose translation MADKTICFCMAVTENQIRDAIKSKKLKTVEEVSNATKAGTGCGGCQVAIKQILDEMNK comes from the coding sequence ATGGCTGATAAGACAATATGTTTTTGTATGGCAGTAACTGAGAATCAAATTAGAGATGCTATCAAATCAAAAAAATTAAAAACAGTAGAAGAAGTTTCTAATGCAACTAAAGCCGGTACTGGATGCGGCGGATGTCAAGTTGCTATAAAACAAATATTAGATGAAATGAATAAATAA
- a CDS encoding MGDG synthase family glycosyltransferase translates to MKKILIISSEYTGHGHKSVHTSLLQGFKSLYSEEIECKVVNGFTLGGPDLMAAERLYNSCIKYAPKLWYKIFRFSFKNRDIINKNNAIHVKRKFLKLLKEYKPDIIVNVHPMFSGSLLSILKKKKINTKFFIIITDLITISKLWFDNRADKIISPSYEASEYMMKNGVDKERIITFGLPVREGFNALYKTKEEVIKNTNINNTLKILLLNNSERTKRLMYIIDGLYERYKCEVTVVCGRNEKTFNKLNKVYSSRENKPIIMGYTQELPRLFHENDILITRSGPTAIIEAINCLIPIVSMGALPGQEEENPIYIDNNGLGYDTSSTDDIFNKIDLLVANNRENLVKMREKQFDYYGRDVREKIVKYIADELYKDSENK, encoded by the coding sequence ATGAAAAAGATTCTTATTATATCATCAGAATATACAGGTCATGGTCATAAAAGCGTTCACACTTCACTTTTACAAGGTTTCAAATCATTATACTCAGAAGAAATAGAATGTAAGGTTGTAAATGGCTTTACACTTGGCGGTCCTGATCTTATGGCTGCTGAAAGACTTTATAATAGCTGTATAAAATATGCTCCTAAATTATGGTATAAAATTTTTAGGTTCTCTTTTAAAAATAGAGATATTATAAATAAAAATAATGCCATTCATGTTAAAAGAAAATTTTTAAAGCTTTTAAAAGAATATAAACCTGATATAATAGTTAATGTTCACCCAATGTTTAGCGGAAGCCTTCTAAGTATTTTAAAAAAGAAAAAGATAAATACAAAATTTTTTATTATAATAACAGATTTAATTACAATAAGCAAATTATGGTTTGATAACAGAGCTGATAAAATTATAAGCCCTTCTTATGAAGCTTCTGAATATATGATGAAAAATGGAGTAGATAAAGAAAGAATTATTACATTTGGCTTGCCTGTTAGAGAAGGATTTAATGCTTTATATAAAACTAAAGAAGAAGTAATAAAAAATACAAATATTAATAATACATTGAAAATACTTCTGCTTAATAATTCTGAAAGAACTAAAAGACTTATGTATATAATAGACGGTTTATATGAAAGATATAAATGCGAAGTAACTGTTGTATGCGGAAGAAATGAAAAAACATTTAATAAATTAAACAAAGTTTATTCTTCTAGAGAAAATAAACCTATTATAATGGGATACACTCAAGAATTACCTAGATTATTTCATGAGAATGATATATTAATAACAAGATCAGGTCCTACAGCTATTATAGAAGCTATTAACTGTTTAATTCCTATTGTATCTATGGGAGCTTTACCTGGTCAGGAAGAAGAAAACCCTATATATATTGATAATAATGGTTTAGGATATGATACTAGTTCTACAGATGATATATTTAATAAAATAGATTTACTTGTTGCTAATAATAGAGAGAATCTAGTAAAAATGAGAGAAAAGCAATTCGATTATTACGGCAGAGATGTAAGAGAAAAGATAGTTAAATATATTGCTGATGAATTGTATAAAGACTCAGAAAATAAATAA